A genomic segment from Luteolibacter ambystomatis encodes:
- a CDS encoding YciI family protein — MNQYWITIHHPDDYDPFLLEDEAMHREIDVLNEEMIAAGVRVFVGGLQPAGTARSLRGQPGGGVVITDGPYLETKEHVGGFWVVEAAGLDEALEWGRKAAIACRAPVEVRPFY; from the coding sequence ATGAACCAGTATTGGATCACCATTCACCACCCCGATGACTACGACCCGTTTCTGCTGGAGGACGAGGCGATGCACCGCGAGATCGATGTGCTCAATGAGGAGATGATCGCCGCCGGTGTCCGCGTTTTCGTCGGCGGTCTGCAACCCGCAGGCACCGCAAGATCACTGCGCGGGCAACCCGGTGGCGGAGTCGTCATCACGGACGGACCCTACCTGGAAACCAAGGAACACGTGGGAGGCTTCTGGGTGGTGGAAGCCGCCGGTCTGGACGAAGCGCTGGAGTGGGGCCGCAAGGCGGCCATCGCCTGCCGGGCACCCGTCGAGGTGCGTCCGTTTTATTGA
- a CDS encoding DUF4145 domain-containing protein, whose product MQKIAIEAVRRWTVFGDYHVPQIIRVRCAHCPERTSFDCGAWAEAGDHACLVGVMTCNSCEHRAKVFVLDPHDKETSFAGAGEIHCLMELSAKDDAKEYENAPASIQRAYQDAVECLNNALYSPGSASLRRLLEGICRQPMKATDSVRHLAGQIEHLADQEEFRQPLKNLAHALRFAGTLGPHFDSDGEPTEEACLLVREIAEDLLDYFYRVPALSARLLELGKKETEEVRLRSQIA is encoded by the coding sequence ATGCAAAAGATCGCGATCGAGGCGGTGCGCCGTTGGACGGTTTTCGGGGACTATCATGTCCCGCAGATCATCCGCGTGCGCTGTGCCCATTGTCCCGAGCGGACATCGTTCGATTGCGGAGCGTGGGCGGAGGCGGGGGATCACGCTTGTCTGGTGGGAGTCATGACGTGCAACTCCTGCGAGCACCGGGCGAAAGTTTTCGTGCTCGATCCTCATGACAAGGAAACCTCCTTCGCGGGAGCGGGGGAGATCCACTGTCTGATGGAGCTGTCCGCCAAGGATGATGCGAAGGAGTATGAAAACGCGCCTGCCTCCATCCAGCGGGCCTATCAGGATGCGGTGGAGTGCCTGAACAATGCGCTTTATTCGCCGGGATCGGCTTCGCTGCGGCGCTTGCTGGAAGGGATCTGCCGGCAGCCGATGAAGGCCACGGACTCCGTGCGTCATCTGGCCGGGCAGATCGAGCACCTCGCGGATCAGGAGGAATTCCGGCAGCCTTTGAAGAATCTCGCCCATGCATTGCGCTTCGCGGGGACGCTCGGACCGCACTTCGATTCCGATGGCGAACCAACCGAGGAGGCGTGCCTGCTGGTGCGGGAGATCGCGGAGGATCTGTTGGACTATTTCTATCGGGTTCCCGCGCTTTCCGCCCGCCTTCTGGAGTTGGGGAAGAAGGAGACGGAGGAGGTGCGGCTGCGTTCCCAGATAGCATGA
- a CDS encoding DUF2239 family protein yields MMNEDNFTAFVGGIRIAAGDRRSVVLALKERMNADGGAERMPMVFEDVSGKQVDLDLRESPEGVEGGSVRAGRGRPKLGVVAREVTLLPRHWDWLSSQPGGASVALRKLVEEARRANVGADGMRAAKEAAYQFMLAAAGDLPGYEEATRALFAGNRGAFSSHLAGWPVDLREYTEKLAAGAWEPGFSSSTPPMSS; encoded by the coding sequence ATGATGAATGAAGACAACTTTACCGCCTTCGTCGGTGGAATCCGGATTGCTGCCGGGGATCGGCGTTCGGTGGTCCTTGCTTTGAAAGAGCGGATGAACGCGGACGGCGGGGCGGAGAGAATGCCGATGGTGTTCGAGGATGTCTCGGGCAAGCAGGTGGACCTGGATCTGCGGGAGTCGCCGGAGGGCGTGGAGGGAGGGTCGGTGCGGGCCGGGCGCGGTCGCCCGAAGCTCGGGGTGGTGGCCCGGGAGGTCACGCTGCTGCCGCGGCACTGGGACTGGCTCTCCAGCCAACCGGGTGGGGCCTCGGTGGCTCTGCGCAAACTGGTGGAAGAGGCGCGCCGCGCGAATGTGGGCGCGGACGGCATGCGGGCGGCGAAGGAAGCAGCCTATCAATTCATGCTCGCGGCGGCGGGGGATCTGCCGGGATACGAGGAAGCGACGCGTGCGTTGTTTGCCGGAAACCGGGGCGCTTTCAGCAGCCACCTTGCCGGTTGGCCGGTCGACTTGCGCGAATACACGGAAAAGCTGGCGGCGGGCGCGTGGGAGCCGGGCTTTTCCTCATCGACTCCACCCATGTCTTCCTGA
- a CDS encoding DUF1501 domain-containing protein: protein MQSAHDHLFNLNRRQLLKGAAAGGLSFLGSTALGRLLAAEQPSAPSLPMFPNFAPKAKRVIYLYQEGAPSQLDTFDYKPGLHEFFDKDLPASVRGAQRLTGMTSGQSRLPIAPSIFKFEQHPNRQEGLWVSDLLRHTGGMAGELCVVKSMMTEQINHGPGVTFMQTGNQNPGRPSIGAWLSYGLGSTNENLPAFVVMISQGRGQMQALFSHLWGAGFLPGEHQGVQFRASADPVLYLNDPKGMLRGDRRKMLDMLGEINRREAESNGDSQVLARIAQYEMAYRMQTSVPDLTDFSTERESTLALYGPDVKKPGTYAYNCLMARRMAERGVRFIQLYHRGWDHHGSVVRDLPLQCQDVDQAQAGLLQDLKQRGLLEDTLVIWGGEFGRTVYCQGNLTPTQYGRDHHPRCFSMWLAGGGIQGGISYGRTDDFSYNILENPVTVHDLHATMLHCLGIDHTRLTYKSQGLDMKLTGVEPAKVVKEWFV, encoded by the coding sequence ATGCAATCGGCCCATGATCATTTGTTCAATCTGAACCGCCGCCAGTTGCTGAAAGGTGCCGCGGCCGGTGGACTCTCCTTTCTCGGCAGCACCGCACTGGGTCGTCTCCTGGCGGCGGAGCAACCCTCCGCACCAAGCCTGCCCATGTTCCCGAATTTCGCGCCGAAGGCGAAGCGCGTCATCTATCTCTATCAGGAAGGCGCGCCCTCCCAGCTCGACACCTTCGACTACAAGCCGGGATTGCACGAGTTCTTCGACAAGGACCTTCCCGCCTCCGTGCGTGGAGCCCAGCGTCTGACCGGCATGACCTCCGGCCAATCCCGGCTGCCCATCGCGCCTTCGATCTTCAAGTTCGAACAACACCCGAACCGCCAGGAGGGCCTGTGGGTTTCGGATCTGCTGCGCCACACCGGCGGCATGGCCGGTGAGCTGTGTGTCGTGAAGTCGATGATGACCGAGCAGATCAACCACGGGCCGGGCGTCACCTTCATGCAAACCGGCAATCAGAATCCCGGCCGCCCCTCCATCGGTGCCTGGCTCTCCTACGGCCTCGGCAGCACGAATGAAAACCTGCCCGCCTTCGTGGTCATGATCAGCCAGGGCCGCGGCCAGATGCAGGCCCTGTTCTCCCATCTGTGGGGGGCCGGCTTTTTACCGGGGGAACATCAGGGCGTGCAGTTCCGGGCCTCCGCCGATCCGGTGCTCTACCTCAATGATCCGAAGGGCATGCTGCGCGGAGACCGGCGCAAGATGCTCGACATGCTCGGCGAGATCAACCGGCGTGAAGCCGAATCCAACGGCGACAGCCAGGTACTCGCCCGCATCGCCCAATATGAAATGGCCTATCGCATGCAGACCAGCGTGCCGGACCTGACCGACTTCAGCACCGAACGGGAAAGCACCCTCGCGCTGTACGGCCCCGATGTGAAAAAACCCGGCACATACGCCTACAACTGCCTGATGGCCCGTCGCATGGCCGAGCGGGGCGTGCGCTTCATCCAACTCTACCACCGCGGCTGGGACCACCATGGCAGCGTCGTGCGGGATCTTCCCCTCCAATGCCAGGACGTCGACCAGGCACAAGCCGGATTGCTGCAGGATCTCAAGCAGCGCGGCCTGCTGGAAGACACCCTGGTGATCTGGGGCGGCGAATTCGGCCGCACCGTCTATTGCCAGGGGAATCTCACGCCCACACAATACGGGCGTGATCATCATCCCCGGTGCTTTTCCATGTGGCTGGCCGGCGGCGGAATCCAAGGCGGCATCTCCTACGGCCGGACGGACGACTTCTCGTACAACATCCTCGAGAACCCCGTCACGGTGCATGACCTGCATGCCACGATGCTGCATTGCCTCGGAATCGACCACACCCGACTGACTTACAAAAGCCAGGGGCTCGACATGAAGCTTACCGGCGTGGAACCGGCGAAGGTCGTGAAGGAATGGTTCGTGTGA
- a CDS encoding transglycosylase domain-containing protein, translating to MDVGLSRATGTFSLSGTGMAIRDNSQRKTTRKRRFYKKKRFWFGLLLTGLLVAALGCVVFWEGTRKYREHAETYDLERINDLEIPSLILDRNEKEIGRIFVQNRSIIPYGKMPPRLINALIAGEDSRFWTHDGVDYIGIGRAAFFNKWTGRESQGASTVTQQLARNAYDLKNEALRKNQDKYERKLVEAYLARRIEKRYKKTEILEFYLNRIYLGSGFHGIRSASLGYFGKEPEDLSTEECASIVGLIKNPTGLSPLNSLAGNKKTRDHVLDRMQEEGFITTAELARYRAMPVTINPKPLQRGTSHLYERIADEIRDVLGDDALAAGGYRIHTTILAEAQNAAQDALIKSLNAAEARKDYANPKYADYRKSSGKAAEYLQGAVLMVDHRTGGVLAHVGGRDYAQVPFDFIEMGRRPLGTAYFPFIYAAGLSNGLTPATTVADEPMDNRSVMVGGREGILGEWGMEVASPTYEGQIPVRRALEQSKIAATVRFGQQTGLQRVIDGAAAMGLPAKGVEPLPRLCVGWDSFSMKEAVRAIATFGRGGSPGPASLHYVESVDSLKGETVYRRSAVTKESAPAIDAATAFQVHSMLAGSLLRGSSQGALNGLIERPFLGGGKGGSTADFQDTWFLGYNNRISCGVWTGFLQSNGRPIYEGAFSRDLSLPVWQAVMNAAAPSFGGDEIKPPATVVEVPVCRVSGQRATEFCYEMAEDPATKQVRSRSAATMEYFRRGTENMPFCTLHSGADGLPGSNHLAVNNVQSMDVIPIRPKAPSLLGDDPYHAEQPDTTPISGDGGFVRRRTNVLDSLDLKGTEEQLKMRRPEKLQINGD from the coding sequence ATGGATGTGGGACTGTCACGGGCGACAGGCACGTTCTCACTCTCCGGAACCGGCATGGCAATACGAGACAACTCCCAGAGGAAAACCACCCGCAAGCGCCGCTTTTACAAAAAGAAGCGCTTCTGGTTCGGCCTCCTGCTCACGGGCCTTCTGGTGGCGGCGCTGGGTTGCGTGGTTTTCTGGGAAGGCACGCGCAAGTATCGCGAGCATGCGGAAACCTACGATCTGGAGCGGATCAACGACTTGGAAATCCCCAGCCTGATCCTCGACCGCAACGAGAAGGAGATCGGCCGCATTTTCGTCCAGAACCGCAGCATCATTCCCTATGGCAAGATGCCGCCACGTCTGATCAACGCGTTGATCGCCGGGGAGGATTCGCGTTTCTGGACCCACGATGGCGTGGACTACATCGGCATCGGCCGCGCCGCGTTTTTCAACAAGTGGACGGGCCGCGAAAGCCAGGGAGCCAGCACGGTGACCCAGCAGCTCGCCCGCAATGCCTACGACCTGAAGAACGAGGCGCTGCGGAAGAACCAGGACAAGTACGAGCGGAAGCTGGTGGAAGCCTATCTGGCCCGCCGCATCGAGAAGCGCTACAAGAAGACCGAGATCCTCGAGTTCTACCTGAACCGGATCTACCTCGGCAGCGGCTTCCACGGCATCCGCTCGGCTTCGCTCGGTTACTTCGGCAAGGAGCCGGAGGATCTCTCGACCGAGGAATGCGCGTCAATCGTCGGCCTGATCAAGAACCCGACCGGACTCTCGCCGCTCAACAGCCTGGCGGGAAACAAGAAGACCCGCGACCACGTGCTGGACCGGATGCAGGAGGAGGGCTTCATCACCACGGCGGAGCTGGCGCGCTATCGTGCCATGCCGGTGACGATCAATCCGAAGCCGCTGCAGCGCGGCACCTCCCATCTCTACGAACGCATCGCCGATGAGATCCGCGACGTTCTCGGGGATGACGCGCTGGCCGCCGGTGGCTACCGCATTCACACGACCATTCTGGCGGAAGCGCAGAACGCGGCGCAGGACGCGCTCATCAAGAGCCTCAATGCCGCCGAGGCGCGCAAGGACTACGCGAACCCGAAGTACGCCGACTATCGTAAATCCTCCGGCAAGGCGGCGGAGTATCTGCAAGGGGCGGTGCTGATGGTGGATCACCGCACCGGCGGCGTGCTGGCCCACGTGGGCGGACGCGATTACGCGCAGGTGCCGTTCGATTTCATCGAGATGGGCCGCCGCCCGCTGGGCACGGCGTATTTCCCGTTCATCTATGCGGCGGGCCTGTCGAACGGGCTCACCCCGGCCACGACGGTGGCGGACGAGCCGATGGACAACCGCTCCGTGATGGTTGGCGGGCGCGAAGGCATTCTCGGCGAATGGGGGATGGAGGTTGCTTCTCCGACCTATGAGGGCCAGATCCCGGTGCGCCGGGCGCTGGAGCAATCGAAGATCGCGGCCACGGTGCGCTTCGGCCAGCAGACGGGATTGCAGCGGGTGATCGATGGTGCGGCGGCGATGGGCCTGCCTGCGAAGGGGGTTGAACCGCTGCCGCGCCTGTGCGTGGGGTGGGACAGTTTTTCGATGAAGGAAGCGGTGCGGGCGATCGCCACCTTCGGTCGCGGCGGCTCGCCGGGTCCGGCCTCGCTGCATTACGTGGAGAGCGTGGATTCGCTGAAGGGCGAGACCGTTTACCGGCGCTCGGCGGTGACCAAGGAAAGTGCTCCGGCCATTGATGCGGCCACGGCGTTCCAGGTTCACTCGATGCTCGCGGGATCGCTGCTGCGGGGCAGTTCGCAGGGCGCGTTGAACGGCCTGATCGAGCGCCCGTTCCTCGGCGGCGGCAAGGGCGGCAGCACGGCGGATTTCCAGGACACCTGGTTCCTCGGCTACAACAACCGCATCTCCTGTGGTGTCTGGACGGGCTTCCTGCAGAGCAACGGCCGTCCGATATACGAGGGCGCCTTCAGCCGCGATCTCTCGCTGCCGGTGTGGCAGGCGGTGATGAATGCCGCCGCCCCGTCCTTTGGTGGCGATGAAATCAAGCCGCCCGCGACGGTGGTGGAGGTGCCGGTGTGCCGGGTGTCCGGCCAGCGCGCGACGGAGTTCTGTTACGAGATGGCCGAGGATCCGGCGACCAAGCAGGTGCGCTCGCGCAGCGCCGCGACGATGGAGTATTTCCGCCGCGGCACGGAGAACATGCCCTTCTGCACGCTGCACTCCGGTGCGGACGGCCTGCCGGGGAGCAATCATCTGGCGGTCAACAACGTCCAGTCGATGGATGTGATTCCGATCCGCCCGAAGGCTCCGTCACTGCTGGGGGATGATCCCTATCACGCCGAGCAGCCGGACACGACGCCGATCAGCGGAGACGGGGGCTTTGTCCGCCGCCGTACCAACGTGCTGGACAGTCTCGACCTCAAGGGCACCGAGGAACAGTTGAAGATGCGCCGCCCAGAAAAGCTCCAGATCAACGGCGATTGA
- a CDS encoding class I SAM-dependent methyltransferase: MASLLADRIAREGPVSFADFTAAALYDPIRGYYARETRQVGRGGDFFTSVSVGPVFGTLLARRFLNWWHRAGQPDRWRITELGAHDGTLAGDVLDALLAMDARAFGTVEYAIIEPLPTLAAAQSAALARFAGHYRTVREVTELAPLPGMVFGNELLDALPFHVIERHGGSWHESMVTISNDGFQWDASSQWGGPVPETSAPLPDGYRTEIRTNYRELLEPLARTLDHGLMLWIDYGFARPEYYLPERTRGTLRTFSRHRAGDDPLDSPGERDITAHVDFTAVAETALALGMTPCEFRDQGAWLTRLAGPWLQEQEQQPDPAAIRQFQTLIHPAHLGARFHALELAVREPVEESARTQAVARLALAPLQRS, translated from the coding sequence TTGGCCAGCCTTCTGGCCGATCGCATCGCCCGCGAAGGCCCGGTTTCCTTCGCCGATTTCACGGCGGCCGCCCTCTACGATCCCATCCGCGGCTACTACGCCCGGGAAACCCGCCAAGTGGGGCGCGGAGGAGACTTTTTCACCAGCGTGAGCGTCGGCCCGGTCTTCGGCACCCTGCTCGCCCGGCGCTTCCTGAACTGGTGGCACCGGGCCGGACAACCGGACCGCTGGCGGATCACCGAACTCGGAGCCCACGACGGCACGCTGGCAGGCGACGTGCTCGATGCCCTGCTGGCGATGGATGCACGTGCCTTCGGGACGGTGGAATACGCCATCATCGAACCGCTGCCCACCCTCGCCGCCGCCCAATCCGCCGCACTGGCGAGATTCGCCGGGCACTACCGAACCGTCCGGGAGGTCACGGAGCTCGCTCCCTTGCCCGGCATGGTCTTCGGCAATGAACTGCTCGATGCCCTGCCCTTCCACGTCATTGAACGCCACGGCGGTTCATGGCACGAGAGCATGGTCACCATTTCAAACGATGGATTCCAATGGGATGCATCTTCCCAATGGGGAGGTCCGGTGCCTGAAACCTCCGCCCCGCTGCCGGATGGCTATCGTACGGAAATCCGGACCAACTACCGGGAACTCCTGGAACCACTGGCCCGAACTCTCGACCACGGCCTGATGCTGTGGATCGACTATGGCTTTGCCCGCCCGGAATACTATCTCCCGGAAAGAACCCGCGGCACCTTGCGAACCTTTTCCCGGCATCGGGCGGGCGATGATCCGCTGGATTCCCCCGGGGAGCGGGACATCACCGCCCACGTCGATTTCACTGCGGTGGCGGAAACGGCTCTCGCGCTGGGCATGACTCCCTGTGAATTCCGCGACCAAGGTGCCTGGCTCACCCGCCTCGCCGGGCCTTGGCTTCAGGAGCAGGAACAACAGCCCGATCCCGCCGCGATCCGCCAATTCCAAACGCTCATCCATCCCGCCCACCTCGGCGCACGCTTCCATGCGTTGGAGCTGGCGGTCAGAGAGCCGGTCGAGGAATCCGCCCGGACCCAAGCCGTCGCGAGATTGGCACTGGCTCCTCTGCAACGTAGCTGA
- a CDS encoding TonB-dependent receptor, whose product MNDNISIQSTYDKVLNLNLDPTIYGTFAEIGAGQETANRFFSASGAAGMVAKSISAYDMTMSDAIYGRTDRYVSRQRLTAMLDHEFAILTERLGPKRGEDTTFFSFCNTVRARGWKDTAECHGWIGIRFQRKAGDPPSDIVLHIRLLDAAANEQREALGIVGVNLIYATFRQRGHLRHFVESLVDNLLPGRVEVDLLSFSGHGYGYFDNRLCALQLVESGLTEATLFLPDGEVVQPAETLYKRPVLLLRGSFDPVMKLHLEMLEQARGVFHQVIDPADRGNEMEICEISMSNLLRGAELDPVDFIDRADALQALGKTVLVSKFAEFHRLAAFLNRCTNKPLGIVLSIGLLNELFKAKWSENLAGGLMESFGRLFKSGLSLYVFPWKNRRNGELVTADNFVPPEGEKHLYRHFLENGMVRSVPCKDTGLLQYTGRDIQRMIELGDATWTDYVPQEAHSIAARRGSHLH is encoded by the coding sequence ATGAACGACAACATTTCCATCCAGTCCACCTATGACAAGGTGCTGAACCTGAACCTCGATCCAACGATCTACGGCACCTTCGCCGAGATCGGTGCGGGACAGGAAACCGCGAACCGTTTCTTCAGCGCCTCCGGGGCCGCCGGCATGGTGGCGAAGTCGATCTCCGCCTACGATATGACGATGAGCGATGCGATCTACGGACGCACCGACCGCTATGTCTCGCGCCAGAGGTTGACGGCCATGCTCGACCATGAGTTCGCGATTCTAACGGAACGCCTCGGCCCGAAGCGCGGTGAGGACACGACCTTCTTCTCGTTCTGCAACACGGTGCGCGCGCGCGGCTGGAAGGACACCGCCGAATGCCACGGCTGGATCGGCATCCGCTTCCAGCGGAAAGCCGGCGATCCACCGTCCGACATCGTCCTTCACATCCGCCTGCTGGATGCCGCCGCCAACGAGCAGCGCGAGGCGCTCGGCATCGTGGGCGTGAATTTGATATACGCGACCTTCCGCCAGCGCGGGCACCTGCGCCACTTCGTGGAGTCTCTGGTGGATAATCTGCTGCCCGGCCGGGTGGAGGTGGATTTGCTGTCCTTCAGCGGCCATGGCTACGGCTACTTCGACAACCGCTTGTGCGCGCTCCAGCTCGTGGAGAGCGGTTTGACGGAGGCGACCTTGTTCCTGCCGGATGGCGAGGTGGTGCAGCCCGCGGAGACGCTGTACAAGCGTCCGGTGCTGCTCCTCCGCGGCAGCTTCGATCCGGTGATGAAGCTCCATCTGGAAATGCTGGAGCAGGCGCGCGGCGTCTTCCATCAGGTGATCGACCCCGCCGACCGCGGCAATGAAATGGAGATCTGCGAGATATCAATGTCGAACCTGCTGCGCGGCGCCGAGTTGGACCCGGTGGATTTCATCGACCGCGCCGATGCCCTGCAGGCGCTGGGGAAGACCGTGCTGGTGTCGAAGTTCGCGGAGTTCCACCGCCTCGCCGCCTTCCTCAACCGCTGCACGAACAAGCCGCTGGGCATCGTGCTCAGCATCGGCCTCCTCAACGAACTCTTCAAAGCGAAGTGGTCGGAGAATCTCGCGGGTGGCTTGATGGAATCCTTCGGACGCCTCTTCAAGAGCGGTCTGTCGCTCTATGTCTTTCCATGGAAGAACCGCCGCAATGGCGAGCTGGTCACGGCGGATAACTTCGTGCCGCCGGAGGGTGAGAAGCATCTCTACCGCCACTTCCTCGAAAACGGGATGGTCCGCAGCGTGCCGTGCAAGGACACGGGATTGCTCCAATACACCGGGCGCGACATCCAGCGGATGATCGAACTGGGCGATGCCACGTGGACCGACTACGTGCCGCAGGAGGCGCATTCGATCGCGGCACGGCGCGGATCGCATCTGCACTGA
- a CDS encoding CopG family transcriptional regulator produces MSGFSRVSLYISNDEKRILDATASRLGISRSEVIRHLALYHGLCGGDFPLTARILALPTKDRERVIQEIRELAESGEPAKPQSFRQWVKDTLGSDDNEAIEKGADSLLRKLLNAS; encoded by the coding sequence ATGTCAGGGTTCTCACGGGTCTCTCTTTACATTTCGAACGATGAAAAACGCATTCTCGACGCCACGGCATCGCGATTGGGGATTTCACGGTCCGAGGTGATCCGGCATCTGGCGCTCTATCACGGGCTGTGCGGTGGGGATTTTCCGCTGACCGCCCGGATTCTGGCGCTGCCGACGAAGGACCGCGAACGGGTGATCCAGGAGATCCGGGAGCTGGCGGAGTCCGGGGAACCGGCGAAGCCACAGTCGTTCCGCCAGTGGGTGAAGGATACGCTCGGCAGCGACGACAATGAGGCGATCGAGAAGGGCGCGGATTCGTTGCTGCGGAAACTGCTGAATGCGTCTTGA